Proteins encoded together in one Planctomyces sp. SH-PL14 window:
- a CDS encoding response regulator transcription factor, whose translation MNGLEPFRPTLPIRKRANGCERGATVAACDADGAFPSFTSVSPNAMSQDTVSSDQARPSARIFLVDDYQAMRIGVAFVIASRPGWTVCGEAGGCLDALQMVRELQPDLAIVDLRLAQGDGLELIKTIRGSVPTCRMLVFSMLDEELFAERVLRAGAHGFVNKQESVPTLLEAIEKVLDGRIHLSPRMTDRILQRHSASVAEVRSPFDILSDREIEVFDRLGRGKSIKDIAHDLHISIKTVEYHRQNIKEKLHLPDGSAVIRLAISYVLGKDDRHAPSE comes from the coding sequence GTGAACGGATTGGAACCGTTCCGTCCAACGCTCCCGATCCGCAAGCGTGCTAATGGTTGCGAACGCGGAGCGACGGTGGCAGCTTGTGACGCGGATGGAGCATTCCCGTCCTTCACCTCGGTATCTCCCAATGCCATGAGTCAAGATACTGTTTCGTCGGACCAGGCTCGCCCGTCAGCCCGGATATTCCTTGTCGACGATTACCAAGCGATGCGAATCGGGGTCGCCTTCGTCATTGCTAGCCGCCCTGGCTGGACGGTCTGCGGCGAGGCCGGTGGTTGCCTCGATGCGCTTCAGATGGTTCGGGAGCTGCAACCCGACTTGGCCATCGTTGATCTGCGTCTCGCCCAAGGGGACGGGCTGGAGTTGATCAAGACAATCAGAGGGAGTGTGCCCACCTGTCGCATGCTCGTCTTCTCCATGCTCGACGAGGAACTCTTCGCGGAGCGTGTTCTCCGCGCCGGAGCACATGGGTTTGTGAACAAGCAGGAGTCGGTTCCGACCTTGCTGGAAGCAATCGAGAAGGTCCTGGACGGGCGAATCCATTTGAGCCCCCGCATGACGGACAGGATTCTTCAACGTCACTCGGCCAGCGTCGCAGAGGTCAGGTCACCGTTTGACATACTTTCAGACCGGGAGATCGAGGTCTTCGATCGTCTAGGGCGCGGTAAGTCGATCAAGGACATTGCGCACGATCTGCACATCAGCATCAAGACCGTTGAGTATCATCGGCAAAACATCAAGGAGAAACTGCACCTTCCAGACGGCTCAGCGGTGATCCGATTGGCTATCTCGTATGTGCTCGGCAAGGATGATCGCCACGCACCAAGCGAGTGA
- a CDS encoding PAS domain S-box protein encodes MQNGEKPLSQNQVSLKSVLVTEELDRRAFRSPDFETQCNALDELARELATSPPTVLQRVADVARRVLRAGSAGLSLLSTDSRHHAFHWPAISGAWASKGGGGSVFDASPFGVVIAEGSAQLFRYPERYYQYSVPVDPPICEALLHPFFVDGAPVGTIWAIAHDEGRQFDREDARLLASLAGFAGAAYQSMRSIDSVEPTNWRLAAIVEDCEDAIVSKDLNGTIESWNGGAERLFGYPPSEAIGRSITMLIPEERLNEETEILSRIRSGQRIHHFETVRRRKDGSFVEISLTVSPIKDAQGEIIGASKIARDISEQKRIERALLTADRQKNEFLATLAHELRNPLAPIQTSLYIMRLRDPRDEALAELQEVMERQLNHLVRLVDDLLEISRITTGKIDLRLQPVDVRTLVSTAVETSRPFIDAAGHELLVSVPSTPITVHGDPVRLTQVISNILNNACKFTDPGGRIWLTVRSEAGQVAIAVRDNGIGIPVSALSDVLKMFSQVSRERGVSKGGLGIGLALVDRLVNLHGGSIDVHSDGEGQGSEFVVRLPIAKADMGARGASDRLEKGTETRRHKVLIVDDNRDAASSLSTLLQLLGCETQIALSGEDALALVPVFQPRVILLDLGMPGMSGLEVAQCVRRLPSGGDVLLIALTGWGQEEDRRRTREAGFDHHLVKPVSMDLLRVILESASG; translated from the coding sequence GTGCAAAATGGGGAGAAGCCGCTGTCACAGAACCAGGTCTCTTTGAAGTCCGTACTCGTCACTGAGGAGCTAGATCGGCGCGCGTTCCGATCGCCAGACTTCGAAACGCAATGCAACGCACTCGACGAACTCGCCAGGGAACTTGCGACGTCACCCCCTACGGTGTTGCAGCGGGTGGCGGATGTCGCCCGGCGGGTGCTTCGAGCAGGCTCTGCTGGGCTGAGTCTGCTTTCTACTGACTCTCGGCATCACGCTTTTCATTGGCCGGCGATATCCGGCGCATGGGCATCGAAGGGCGGAGGCGGTTCTGTGTTCGATGCTAGCCCGTTCGGTGTCGTGATCGCTGAGGGCTCTGCTCAGTTGTTTCGTTATCCCGAGCGGTACTACCAGTATTCCGTGCCCGTGGATCCGCCGATTTGCGAAGCTCTTCTGCACCCCTTCTTTGTTGACGGAGCGCCTGTGGGCACGATCTGGGCCATCGCGCACGATGAGGGCAGGCAGTTTGATCGGGAGGATGCACGTCTCCTGGCGAGTCTGGCTGGGTTTGCCGGGGCGGCGTACCAATCGATGCGATCGATCGACTCGGTAGAGCCGACTAACTGGCGACTGGCGGCGATCGTGGAAGATTGCGAGGACGCAATCGTCAGCAAAGACCTGAACGGGACGATCGAAAGCTGGAATGGCGGTGCCGAGAGGCTATTTGGCTATCCGCCGTCGGAGGCCATCGGTAGGTCCATTACGATGCTGATTCCGGAGGAACGACTCAATGAGGAGACCGAAATCCTGTCCCGGATCCGATCGGGGCAGCGGATTCATCATTTCGAGACTGTCCGCCGGAGGAAGGATGGCTCATTTGTCGAAATCTCCTTGACAGTCTCCCCAATCAAAGACGCCCAGGGAGAGATCATTGGAGCGTCAAAGATTGCACGAGACATTTCTGAGCAAAAGCGGATCGAACGCGCGTTGCTGACTGCCGATCGCCAGAAGAACGAATTTTTGGCGACGCTGGCACACGAGCTTCGAAACCCGCTTGCGCCCATTCAGACGTCTCTCTATATCATGAGGCTTCGAGATCCGAGGGATGAAGCTTTGGCGGAGCTCCAGGAAGTTATGGAGCGGCAGCTCAATCATCTTGTGCGGCTGGTGGATGACCTTCTGGAGATATCTCGGATCACAACTGGCAAAATCGACTTGAGGCTTCAGCCTGTCGATGTGCGAACACTGGTTTCCACGGCCGTCGAAACCAGTCGGCCATTCATTGATGCGGCCGGGCATGAACTGCTGGTGTCGGTCCCTTCGACTCCGATCACCGTTCACGGTGACCCTGTCCGCTTGACACAGGTTATTTCGAATATCCTCAACAATGCGTGCAAATTCACTGACCCTGGTGGGCGAATTTGGCTGACGGTGAGGAGCGAAGCGGGGCAGGTCGCAATTGCGGTTCGTGACAATGGAATCGGGATCCCGGTGAGTGCCTTGTCGGATGTGTTGAAGATGTTTTCTCAGGTCAGCCGCGAGAGAGGCGTCTCCAAAGGCGGACTCGGCATTGGATTGGCACTGGTCGATCGATTAGTGAATTTGCATGGCGGTTCAATTGATGTTCACAGTGATGGCGAGGGGCAAGGGAGTGAGTTCGTCGTACGACTGCCGATCGCAAAGGCCGACATGGGCGCGCGCGGCGCGTCAGATCGCCTTGAAAAGGGGACTGAGACGCGTCGACATAAAGTTCTAATCGTTGACGACAACCGGGATGCAGCCTCCAGCCTCAGTACCCTCTTGCAGTTGCTGGGATGTGAGACTCAGATCGCCCTTAGCGGAGAGGATGCTCTGGCGCTGGTTCCAGTTTTCCAGCCGCGAGTCATCCTGCTCGATCTGGGAATGCCTGGGATGAGCGGGCTTGAGGTTGCGCAATGCGTACGGCGACTGCCATCCGGAGGCGACGTGCTTCTCATTGCGCTGACGGGCTGGGGGCAGGAGGAAGACCGTCGCAGGACCCGGGAGGCGGGGTTTGATCATCATCTCGTAAAGCCCGTCAGCATGGATCTCCTTCGGGTGATCCTTGAGTCAGCATCCGGCTGA
- a CDS encoding ParB/RepB/Spo0J family partition protein, whose amino-acid sequence MVTKSKNVESQDVEISLIDPSPLNHRDRPALEKGTATGMKELVASVKSFGLLEDIGLRQKDDGRYEIIYGERRFWASKHAGRKTVPAKIKDLDDKTAAMQRIDENLLREQLDPWEFALTLHDLAEMMGSQRLAAARMAKTEDWFSVQVSPLKCPGWEKEIREGTFTPTHARALTRWAGYPAIVTGCRKEWDSGRSHGADMTAEYWQLIVSEQVTLHSRAFDPKVKWQKKHEKELDTKRVGDVDRCFNVEMFDRLHQENRQVEREAAAEEPEPDPAPGKSEQIPDEWKRLAFLATWFTREIIKKLDNARSRPKLFALVPAMMAGSGVGDLGGLSFALFRYYGDQDLREEPTFSKVLEHTQHKSRANEAALAAWLIEFLRSAEPWNAHEAARVAATLGIDFATEWDRETCIDELARCYDLLPEDLRKIRGRYLPGLRPQDLPALLK is encoded by the coding sequence ATGGTTACCAAGTCGAAGAACGTTGAATCCCAAGACGTCGAGATCTCCCTGATCGACCCCTCCCCGTTGAACCACCGTGACCGCCCTGCCCTAGAGAAAGGGACCGCCACCGGCATGAAAGAGCTGGTCGCGTCGGTCAAGTCCTTCGGGCTGCTGGAAGATATCGGACTCCGGCAGAAGGATGACGGCCGGTACGAGATCATCTACGGGGAGCGCCGCTTCTGGGCCTCCAAACACGCCGGCCGGAAAACGGTCCCAGCCAAGATTAAGGACCTGGACGACAAGACCGCCGCGATGCAGCGGATCGATGAGAACCTCCTCCGCGAGCAGCTGGACCCTTGGGAGTTTGCCCTCACACTCCACGACCTGGCGGAGATGATGGGATCCCAGCGGCTCGCCGCTGCGAGGATGGCGAAAACTGAAGACTGGTTCTCGGTTCAGGTCTCACCGCTCAAGTGCCCCGGTTGGGAGAAGGAGATCCGCGAGGGGACGTTCACCCCGACCCATGCACGCGCCTTGACCAGGTGGGCCGGATACCCGGCGATCGTCACCGGCTGCCGCAAGGAATGGGACAGCGGACGCTCGCACGGGGCCGATATGACGGCCGAGTATTGGCAGCTCATCGTGAGCGAACAGGTCACCCTGCACTCCCGGGCTTTTGACCCGAAGGTCAAGTGGCAGAAGAAGCACGAGAAGGAGCTGGATACGAAACGGGTCGGCGACGTCGACCGGTGCTTCAACGTCGAAATGTTCGACCGCCTGCACCAGGAGAACCGCCAGGTGGAACGGGAGGCGGCGGCCGAGGAGCCGGAGCCGGATCCCGCCCCGGGCAAGTCGGAGCAGATCCCGGACGAATGGAAACGCCTCGCCTTCCTCGCCACCTGGTTCACCCGAGAAATCATCAAGAAGCTCGACAACGCCCGATCGCGGCCGAAACTGTTCGCCCTGGTCCCGGCGATGATGGCGGGATCGGGCGTCGGAGATCTCGGGGGACTCTCCTTCGCGCTGTTCCGCTACTACGGAGACCAGGACCTCCGCGAGGAGCCCACTTTCTCGAAGGTCCTGGAACACACACAGCACAAGAGCCGAGCGAACGAGGCGGCCCTGGCGGCCTGGCTGATTGAGTTCCTGCGCTCGGCCGAGCCCTGGAACGCTCATGAGGCGGCCCGAGTCGCGGCGACACTGGGAATCGACTTCGCGACCGAGTGGGACCGGGAGACGTGCATCGACGAGCTGGCCCGGTGCTACGACCTCCTGCCGGAGGACCTCCGAAAGATCCGCGGCCGATACCTGCCTGGCTTGCGGCCACAAGACCTTCCTGCCCTACTGAAATGA
- a CDS encoding vWA domain-containing protein, with protein sequence MLVLIGMLLVLFLAMVVFAVDVSYMQLTRTELRAAADAAAKAGVECLRRTQSADKAALAAIGLAQYNKIGGKPLVLTRNDLEFGQVALLNGEWSFTPGAEPFRAMRVNASLSKESSSGPVHLLFGGLLGRSTFTPRMSAVAAQFDQDIILALDRSHSMTFDLSGVDWKYPPGIPAYPVGMTLPPHATLSRWAALMKAVDAFDDIIGQANLQPRVGIVTWSSEVTKNSVEYLLTKVTSPVIARDLEVTDAIVNGDKKGKGKKKKGLKKKIASRATSPMLGATNMSAGLNEALRMLEQDTSKPLAKKTIVLMTDGLWNQGSDPVEVARAAKSRGVVVHTITFLPGAEQDAMEQIATITGGRHYFAQNAAELEAAFRELAFAMPVLLTQ encoded by the coding sequence ATGCTGGTCCTGATCGGCATGCTGCTGGTGTTGTTCTTGGCGATGGTCGTATTCGCCGTCGACGTCTCCTACATGCAGCTGACCCGCACGGAGCTGCGTGCGGCCGCCGATGCCGCGGCCAAGGCCGGGGTCGAATGCCTTCGCCGGACGCAGTCAGCCGACAAGGCCGCGCTCGCGGCCATAGGTCTTGCCCAGTACAACAAGATCGGCGGCAAGCCGCTGGTTCTGACCCGCAACGATTTGGAATTCGGCCAGGTTGCGTTGTTGAATGGCGAGTGGAGCTTCACGCCGGGGGCGGAGCCATTCCGGGCGATGCGGGTCAACGCCTCATTATCGAAGGAGAGTTCCAGCGGCCCGGTACACCTGTTGTTTGGAGGGTTGCTTGGACGGAGCACATTCACTCCCCGAATGTCTGCCGTAGCCGCGCAATTCGACCAAGACATCATCTTGGCACTCGACCGGTCCCATTCAATGACCTTCGATCTCTCTGGGGTCGACTGGAAATATCCCCCAGGCATCCCCGCTTACCCTGTTGGCATGACTCTTCCACCCCACGCGACTCTAAGTCGCTGGGCTGCTTTGATGAAAGCAGTTGACGCCTTCGACGACATCATTGGGCAGGCAAATCTGCAGCCCCGCGTCGGAATTGTTACGTGGTCGTCCGAGGTTACGAAGAACTCGGTTGAGTATCTGTTAACGAAAGTGACTTCCCCGGTCATCGCCCGCGATTTGGAAGTGACCGATGCCATTGTCAACGGTGACAAGAAGGGAAAAGGGAAGAAGAAGAAGGGGCTGAAAAAGAAAATTGCCTCCCGGGCAACATCGCCAATGCTCGGCGCAACCAATATGTCCGCCGGCTTGAACGAAGCTTTGCGTATGTTGGAGCAGGACACTTCTAAGCCACTCGCAAAGAAGACGATCGTCCTTATGACCGATGGGCTATGGAATCAGGGGTCAGACCCGGTGGAAGTTGCCCGTGCCGCCAAGTCCCGCGGCGTCGTGGTTCACACCATTACGTTCCTGCCCGGGGCAGAGCAGGACGCCATGGAGCAGATCGCGACGATCACCGGAGGACGGCACTACTTTGCACAAAATGCAGCGGAGCTCGAAGCGGCCTTTCGAGAACTCGCGTTCGCAATGCCAGTTCTCCTTACGCAGTAG